From a single Pongo pygmaeus isolate AG05252 chromosome 12, NHGRI_mPonPyg2-v2.0_pri, whole genome shotgun sequence genomic region:
- the ARID5A gene encoding AT-rich interactive domain-containing protein 5A isoform X6: MAKENRGDDGATERPKKAKEERRVDQMMPGKTKADAADPAPLPSQEPPRNSTEQQGPTSGSSVSFVGASGCPEAYKRLLSSFYCKGTHGIMSPLAKKKLLAQVSKVEALQCQEEGCRHGAEPQASPAVHLPESPQSPKGLTENSRHRLTPQEGLQAPGGSLREEAQAGPCPAAPIFKGCFHTHPTEVLKPVSQHPRDFFSRLKDGVLLGPPGKEGLSVKEPQLVWGGDANRPSAFHKGGSRKGIVYPKPKACWVSPMAKVPAESPTLPPTFPSSPGLGSKRSLEEEGAAHSGKRLRAVSPFLKEADAKKCGAKPAGSGLVSCLLGPALGPVPPEAYRGTMLHCPLNFTGTPGPLKGQAALPFSPLVIPAFPAHFLATAGPSPVAAGLMHFPPTSFDSALRHRLCPASSAWHAPPVTTYAAPHFFHLNTKL, from the exons ATGGCTAAGGAGAACAGGGGGGATGATGGGGCCACCGAGAGGCCGAAGAAGGCCAAGGAGGAGCGGCGCGTGGACCAG ATGATGCCAGGAAAGACCAAAGCAGATGCTGCTGACCCAGCACCACTTCCCAGCCAGGAGCCCCCCAGGAACAGCACAGAACAGCAGGGCCCAACCTCTGGGTCTTCTGTGTCCTTTGTGGGTGCCAGCGGCTGTCCTGAGGCCTACAAGCGGCTCCTATCCAGCTTCTACTGCAAGGGGACACACGGCATCATGTCACCGCTGGCCAAAAAGAAGCTCCTGGCCCAGGTGAGCAAGGTGGAGGCCTTGCAGTGCCAGGAGGAGGGCTGCCGCCATGGGGCAGAGCCCCAGGCGTCCCCAGCTGTTCACCTCCCAGAGAGTCCCCAGAGCCCCAAAGGGCTGACTGAGAACTCCAGGCATCGGCTGACCCCTCAGGAGGGATTGCAGGCCCCGGGTGGCAGCCTCAGGGAGGAGGCGCAGGCGGGCCCCTGCCCGGCAGCCCCCATCTTCAAGGGCTGCTTCCACACCCACCCCACCGAGGTGCTGAAGCCTGTCAGCCAGCACCCCAGGGACTTCTTCTCTAGACTTAAAGATGGGGTGCTATTGGGGCCTCCTGGCAAAGAGGGGCTGTCAGTGAAAGAGCCCCAGCTGGTGTGGGGCGGGGACGCTAACCGCCCTTCTGCATTCCACAAAGGTGGCTCCAGAAAGGGCATCGTCTACCCCAAGCCTAAAGCCTGCTGGGTGTCCCCCATGGCCAAGGTCCCAGCCGAGAGCCCCACGCTCCCACCCACCTTCCCCAGTAGCCCAGGCCTGGGCAGCAAGCGCAGCCTGGAGGAAGAGGGTGCTGCCCACAGTGGGAAGAGACTGCGGGCCGTGTCTCCCTTTCTTAAGGAGGCGGATGCCAAGAAGTGTGGGGCCAAACCTGCAGGGTCCGGCCTGGTCTCCTGCCTTCTGGGCCCAGCCCTGGGGCCTGTGCCTCCAGAGGCCTACAGGGGCACCATGCTGCACTGCCCGCTGAACTTCACTGGCACCCCGGGCCCCTTGAAGGGCCAGGCTGCACTCCCCTTCAGCCCCCTGGTCATCCCGGCCTTCCCGGCCCACTTCCTGGCCACTGCAGGCCCCTCGCCTGTGGCCGCTGGCCTGATGCACTTCCCCCCAACGTCCTTCGACAGTGCCCTCCGCCACAGACTTTGCCCGGCCTCATCTGCCTGGCACGCACCACCAGTCACAACCTATGCAGCGCCCCACTTCTTCCACCTCAACACCAAGCTGTAG